The following proteins are encoded in a genomic region of Bradyrhizobium sp. SK17:
- a CDS encoding MFS transporter — protein MSSITADSQAASAVNDAGSDVGPLEQKHLQYANYRAVAGSTELTKTHWHIATANALGWGFDGMDGVIFALIAPMVIKEFALTLPEYRSGMQIALFVGIAGLYFWPWLADRYGRRTLLAVNIALFSLLMPVAALSPTFAVFVIARSLLFFALNGEWSLGSMLVAETWPARLRGRVISITRSAWCLGATLAGAITGLVAANYGWRIAVMVPGAIALLAIYIRSTCPESPYWVRSQDRKRRISETLARGGTVSDDDRNWFTKAKSVGISQVFMPDVLPSTLVALFVACASTCIYGTVGAWMPLYLSTEKHWSTAEYSLFYVFYGLCGFLGLCLVGWLIDKIGRRRTFIVTLIEGAIFMTLWVYSEDRVWLWAFGLAWCLGFLGFWGPSTTLTAEIFPTRIRGAANGVVWAIAYFVGFVLFPFVSIALQQHTGSFALAFLCIPVLMIAMAIGVFFFVPEHTGKELNEISE, from the coding sequence ATGAGCAGCATCACGGCTGACAGCCAGGCCGCGTCCGCGGTGAACGATGCGGGCAGCGACGTCGGCCCGCTCGAACAGAAGCATCTGCAATACGCCAATTACCGCGCCGTCGCTGGTAGCACCGAGCTCACCAAGACGCACTGGCACATCGCCACCGCCAACGCGCTCGGCTGGGGCTTCGACGGCATGGACGGCGTGATCTTCGCGCTGATCGCGCCGATGGTGATCAAGGAATTTGCGCTGACCTTGCCCGAATACCGCTCGGGCATGCAGATCGCATTGTTCGTCGGCATCGCCGGGCTCTATTTCTGGCCGTGGCTCGCCGACCGCTATGGCCGCCGCACGCTGCTCGCCGTCAACATCGCGCTGTTCTCGCTGCTGATGCCGGTCGCAGCGTTGTCGCCGACCTTCGCGGTGTTCGTGATCGCGCGCTCGCTGCTGTTCTTCGCGCTCAACGGCGAATGGTCGCTCGGTTCGATGCTGGTGGCGGAGACCTGGCCGGCGCGCTTGCGCGGCCGCGTCATCAGCATCACGCGTTCGGCGTGGTGCCTCGGCGCCACGCTCGCGGGTGCGATCACTGGCCTCGTGGCCGCCAATTACGGCTGGCGTATCGCCGTGATGGTCCCCGGCGCCATCGCGTTGCTCGCGATCTATATCCGCTCGACCTGTCCGGAATCGCCCTATTGGGTGCGCTCGCAGGACCGCAAGCGGCGCATCTCCGAGACGCTGGCGCGCGGCGGCACGGTGAGCGACGACGACCGCAACTGGTTCACCAAGGCCAAATCGGTCGGCATCAGTCAGGTGTTCATGCCCGACGTGCTGCCCTCGACACTGGTCGCACTGTTCGTTGCCTGCGCCTCGACCTGCATCTACGGCACGGTCGGTGCCTGGATGCCGCTGTATCTGTCGACCGAGAAGCATTGGTCGACCGCGGAGTACAGCCTGTTCTACGTGTTCTACGGCCTCTGCGGCTTCCTTGGCCTGTGCCTGGTCGGCTGGCTGATCGACAAGATCGGCCGCCGCCGCACCTTCATCGTGACCTTGATCGAAGGCGCGATCTTCATGACGCTCTGGGTCTATTCCGAGGATCGCGTCTGGCTGTGGGCGTTCGGCCTCGCTTGGTGTCTCGGCTTCCTCGGCTTCTGGGGCCCGAGCACGACGCTGACGGCGGAAATCTTTCCGACCCGGATCCGCGGCGCCGCCAATGGCGTGGTCTGGGCGATCGCCTATTTCGTCGGCTTCGTGCTGTTCCCGTTCGTCTCGATCGCGCTCCAGCAGCACACCGGCTCGTTCGCGCTGGCGTTCCTCTGCATCCCCGTGCTGATGATCGCGATGGCGATCGGCGTGTTCTTCTTCGTGCCGGAGCATACCGGCAAGGAGCTGAACGAGATCAGCGAGTGA
- a CDS encoding molybdopterin-binding protein, whose amino-acid sequence MGRLRKLLIPGVDKKLLVRDAVKTMPELTRRRFITAGTSLGALTLLTGCDVVDSSSAEELLKKVSKFNDAVQAWMFNPDALAPTFPESMITKPFPFNAYYDLDDAPEIAAADWKLEVRGLVENKKPWTLDELYKLPQVKQVTRNICVEGWSAIGSWTGTPLRDFLKLVGADTRAKYVWFQCADKDGYNSPLDMRTALHPQTQMTFKFADQILPRAYGFPMKIRVPTKLGFKNPKYVLSMEVTNDYKGGYWEDQGYNSFSGS is encoded by the coding sequence ATGGGCCGTCTCCGAAAGCTCCTGATCCCCGGCGTCGACAAGAAGCTGCTGGTGCGCGATGCGGTGAAGACGATGCCGGAACTGACGCGCCGTCGTTTCATCACGGCGGGCACCAGCCTCGGCGCGCTGACGCTGTTGACCGGCTGCGACGTGGTCGATTCGTCGTCGGCGGAGGAATTGCTGAAGAAGGTCTCGAAATTCAACGACGCGGTGCAGGCCTGGATGTTCAATCCGGATGCGCTGGCGCCGACCTTCCCCGAGAGCATGATCACCAAGCCGTTTCCGTTCAACGCCTATTACGATCTCGACGATGCGCCCGAGATCGCGGCCGCGGACTGGAAGCTCGAGGTGCGCGGGCTGGTCGAGAACAAGAAGCCGTGGACGCTCGACGAATTGTACAAGCTGCCGCAGGTCAAGCAGGTGACGCGCAATATCTGCGTCGAGGGCTGGAGCGCGATCGGCAGCTGGACCGGCACGCCGCTGCGCGATTTCCTCAAGCTGGTCGGGGCCGACACCCGCGCGAAATATGTCTGGTTCCAGTGCGCCGACAAGGACGGCTACAATTCACCACTGGACATGCGCACGGCGCTGCATCCGCAGACCCAGATGACGTTCAAATTCGCCGACCAGATCCTGCCGCGCGCCTATGGCTTCCCGATGAAGATCCGGGTGCCGACCAAGCTCGGCTTCAAGAACCCGAAATACGTGCTCTCGATGGAAGTCACCAACGACTACAAGGGCGGCTACTGGGAAGATCAGGGCTATAATTCGTTTAGTGGGAGCTAA
- a CDS encoding cytochrome b/b6 domain-containing protein, whose translation MTSLAVSDDHRTETATPAKVIQPVWVRMVHWINAVAMILMIMSGWQIYNASPLFGFTFSSNITLGGWLGGALLWHFAAMWLLMVNGLTYLALGFATGRFRRKLLPITPGGVIADTKAALTFKLSHDDLSKYNSVQKLLYAGIIIVGVVIVLSGLSMWKPVQLHWLVSLFGGYDFARYVHFTCMALIVAFLVIHVALALLVPKSLRAMIIGR comes from the coding sequence ATGACGAGCCTCGCCGTCAGCGACGACCACCGGACAGAGACCGCGACGCCAGCCAAGGTCATCCAGCCGGTCTGGGTGCGCATGGTGCACTGGATCAATGCGGTCGCGATGATCCTGATGATCATGTCCGGCTGGCAGATCTACAATGCCTCGCCGCTGTTCGGCTTCACGTTCTCCTCGAATATCACGCTGGGCGGCTGGCTCGGCGGCGCGCTGCTCTGGCACTTCGCGGCGATGTGGCTGTTGATGGTCAACGGCCTGACCTATCTGGCGCTCGGTTTCGCCACCGGCCGCTTCCGCAGGAAGTTGCTGCCGATCACCCCGGGCGGCGTGATCGCCGACACCAAGGCGGCGCTGACCTTCAAGCTGTCGCATGATGATCTCAGCAAGTACAATTCGGTGCAGAAGCTGCTCTATGCCGGCATCATCATCGTCGGCGTCGTCATCGTGCTGTCCGGCCTGTCGATGTGGAAGCCGGTGCAGCTGCACTGGCTGGTGTCGCTGTTCGGCGGTTACGATTTCGCGCGTTACGTCCACTTCACCTGCATGGCGCTGATCGTCGCCTTCCTGGTGATCCATGTCGCGCTCGCACTGCTGGTACCGAAGAGCCTGCGCGCCATGATCATCGGGCGTTGA
- a CDS encoding EamA family transporter, with translation MTAAIVYAFASAIFLGAGVVLAQLGLRTVEPLSGAAISVPSFTLLFLVLSPLILHGEPVVWRGLPIFMAIGLFFPASLTLLTFASNRALGPVITSTLGNLAPLFAVTAAVVLLHEPLQPQQLIGLVVAVAGAAVITVTRPRDLGHWRSWALLLPLTSAVVRGVVPPIAKLGLAIWPSPLWACLVGYVMSSLVVLTVQRVRKGSFMVQAPREGRFWFALTGISNGLSALSLFAAVRNGPITLVAPLAAIYPLVTVAMSAVMLKHVEITPRIVAGTLLTVIGVALVLIA, from the coding sequence ATGACCGCAGCCATCGTCTACGCCTTTGCCTCGGCCATTTTCCTCGGTGCCGGGGTGGTGCTGGCGCAGCTTGGCCTGCGCACCGTCGAGCCGCTGTCGGGCGCGGCGATCAGCGTGCCCTCCTTCACCTTGCTGTTCCTGGTGCTGTCGCCGCTGATCCTGCATGGCGAGCCGGTGGTCTGGCGCGGCCTGCCGATCTTCATGGCGATCGGGCTATTCTTCCCGGCCTCGCTGACGCTCCTGACCTTTGCCTCGAACCGGGCGCTCGGACCCGTGATCACCTCGACGCTGGGCAATCTGGCGCCGCTGTTCGCCGTCACCGCCGCCGTGGTGCTGCTGCACGAGCCGCTGCAACCGCAGCAGCTCATCGGCCTCGTCGTCGCGGTGGCGGGCGCGGCCGTCATCACCGTGACCCGGCCGCGCGACCTCGGCCACTGGCGGAGCTGGGCCCTGCTGCTGCCGCTCACCAGCGCGGTGGTGCGCGGCGTGGTGCCGCCGATCGCCAAGCTCGGCCTTGCGATCTGGCCGAGCCCGCTATGGGCCTGCCTTGTCGGCTACGTGATGTCCTCGCTGGTGGTGCTGACCGTGCAGCGGGTCCGCAAGGGCAGCTTCATGGTGCAGGCGCCGCGCGAGGGCCGGTTCTGGTTTGCGCTCACCGGGATCAGCAACGGGCTCAGCGCGCTCAGCCTGTTCGCCGCGGTTCGCAACGGACCGATCACGCTGGTCGCGCCGCTCGCCGCGATCTATCCGCTGGTCACCGTGGCGATGAGTGCTGTCATGCTCAAACATGTCGAGATCACACCACGGATCGTCGCCGGAACCCTGCTGACCGTGATCGGCGTCGCGCTGGTCCTGATCGCCTGA
- the leuB gene encoding 3-isopropylmalate dehydrogenase yields the protein MATHKLLLLPGDGIGPEVMAEVQRVIDWLNAQGIAKFETEQGLVGGSAYDAHKVSISEADMAKATAADAVIFGAVGGPKWDSVPYDVRPEAGLLRLRKDLGLFANLRPAVCYPALADASSLKREIVEGLDIMIVRELTGGVYFGEPKTITDIGNGQKRAVDTQVYDTFEIERIGRVAFDLARKRKNKVTSMEKRNVMKSGVLWNEVMTQVHAREYKDVTLEHQLADSGGMNLVKTPKQFDVIVTDNLFGDMLSDIAAMLTGSLGLLPSASLGKEDAKTKERKALYEPVHGSAPDIAGRGLANPIAMIASFGMALRYSFGMGDLADKVDAAIAAVLASGLRTADIKSAGTTPVSTAQMGEAILNELQKLHA from the coding sequence ATGGCGACCCATAAACTGCTGCTTCTCCCCGGCGACGGCATCGGCCCCGAAGTGATGGCCGAGGTGCAGCGCGTGATCGACTGGCTCAATGCGCAGGGCATCGCCAAGTTCGAGACCGAGCAGGGCCTGGTCGGTGGCTCGGCCTATGATGCGCACAAGGTGTCGATCTCGGAAGCCGACATGGCCAAGGCCACGGCGGCCGATGCCGTGATCTTCGGCGCGGTCGGCGGTCCGAAGTGGGACTCAGTGCCCTATGACGTCCGTCCCGAGGCCGGCCTGCTGCGGCTGCGCAAGGATCTCGGCCTGTTCGCCAATCTGCGTCCGGCGGTGTGCTACCCCGCGCTGGCCGATGCCTCGAGCCTCAAGCGCGAGATCGTCGAGGGCCTCGACATCATGATCGTGCGCGAGCTCACCGGCGGCGTCTATTTCGGCGAGCCGAAGACCATCACCGATATCGGCAACGGCCAGAAGCGCGCGGTCGACACCCAGGTCTACGACACCTTCGAAATCGAGCGCATCGGCCGCGTCGCCTTCGACCTGGCGCGCAAGCGCAAGAACAAGGTGACGTCGATGGAGAAGCGCAACGTCATGAAGTCGGGCGTGCTCTGGAACGAGGTCATGACCCAGGTCCATGCGCGCGAATACAAGGACGTCACGCTGGAGCATCAGCTCGCCGATTCCGGCGGCATGAACCTGGTCAAGACGCCGAAGCAGTTCGACGTCATCGTCACCGACAATCTGTTCGGCGACATGCTGTCCGACATCGCGGCGATGCTGACCGGCTCGCTCGGCCTGCTGCCGTCGGCCTCGCTCGGCAAGGAGGACGCCAAGACCAAGGAGCGCAAGGCTTTGTATGAGCCGGTGCACGGCTCGGCGCCCGATATCGCGGGCCGAGGCCTTGCCAATCCGATCGCGATGATCGCCTCGTTCGGCATGGCGCTGCGCTATTCGTTCGGCATGGGCGACCTTGCCGACAAGGTCGATGCCGCGATCGCCGCCGTGCTCGCCAGCGGCCTGCGCACCGCCGACATCAAGTCGGCCGGCACCACGCCGGTCAGCACCGCGCAGATGGGCGAGGCGATCCTGAACGAATTGCAGAAGCTGCACGCGTAA
- a CDS encoding YbfB/YjiJ family MFS transporter, with the protein MRAPAPSYAHPARLILILSLAPTVGLGIGRFAYSLVLPDMRDSLAWSYSAAGFMNTINAAGYLVGALFASRLIQRFGLAASVRWSTLICALSLALCAISGNFVVLSLSRLLVGLAAAVGFVGGGALAATIAQSRPERANFLLSLFYAGPGVGILASGLIAPFVLQGFGAGSWWIVWWAMTLLAAVMTVPLWLAPLHTDTAAGGIVRTKFAVTPVLIYLAAYFLFGAGYIAYMTFMIAYVRDGGGGAVAQSAFWSLIGVSAFVTPWIWRRVLALDRGGLATTIILGVNALGAALPILGHAPLLLAVSALVFGVAFFAVVGSTTAFVRFNYPPQSWPTAIAAMTIAFGIGQTLGPIVVGAITDAVGNLSVALNVSAAMLVLGALLSAFQRKVGP; encoded by the coding sequence GTGAGAGCCCCCGCCCCATCCTACGCGCATCCCGCGCGGCTGATCCTGATTCTATCGCTTGCACCGACGGTCGGCCTCGGCATCGGCCGCTTTGCCTATTCGCTGGTGCTGCCCGACATGCGCGACTCGCTGGCATGGTCATATTCGGCCGCCGGCTTCATGAACACGATCAATGCCGCCGGCTATCTGGTCGGCGCGCTGTTCGCCTCGCGCCTGATCCAGCGCTTCGGCCTCGCCGCATCGGTGCGCTGGTCGACGCTGATCTGCGCGCTGTCGCTGGCGCTGTGCGCCATCTCGGGTAATTTCGTCGTGCTGAGCCTGTCCCGCCTGCTGGTCGGCCTCGCCGCCGCGGTCGGCTTCGTCGGCGGCGGCGCGCTGGCGGCAACGATCGCGCAGTCGCGGCCGGAACGCGCCAACTTCCTGCTCAGCCTGTTCTATGCCGGGCCGGGCGTCGGCATCCTGGCATCCGGCCTGATCGCACCGTTCGTGCTGCAAGGCTTTGGCGCCGGCTCGTGGTGGATCGTGTGGTGGGCGATGACCCTGCTCGCCGCGGTCATGACGGTGCCGCTGTGGCTTGCACCGCTCCATACCGATACCGCCGCCGGCGGCATCGTGCGCACCAAATTCGCGGTCACCCCGGTCCTGATCTACCTCGCCGCCTATTTCCTGTTCGGCGCCGGCTACATCGCCTACATGACGTTCATGATCGCCTATGTGCGCGACGGCGGCGGTGGCGCGGTGGCGCAGAGCGCGTTCTGGAGCCTGATCGGCGTCAGCGCATTCGTCACGCCATGGATCTGGCGGCGCGTGCTGGCGCTCGACCGCGGCGGGCTCGCCACCACGATCATTCTCGGCGTCAATGCGCTCGGCGCGGCACTACCGATCTTGGGGCATGCGCCGCTGTTGCTGGCGGTCTCGGCGCTGGTGTTCGGCGTCGCCTTCTTCGCGGTGGTCGGCTCGACCACCGCCTTCGTGCGCTTCAACTACCCGCCGCAGTCCTGGCCGACCGCGATCGCGGCAATGACCATCGCCTTCGGTATCGGCCAGACGCTCGGCCCGATCGTGGTGGGCGCGATCACGGATGCGGTCGGCAATCTGTCGGTTGCGCTGAACGTCTCAGCCGCGATGCTGGTACTGGGCGCGCTGCTGTCGGCGTTTCAGCGCAAGGTGGGGCCGTGA
- a CDS encoding fasciclin domain-containing protein, protein MSKRIALLSAAAFGALAITATVLAPANAEDKKMTKSEMSGEKTVMVGGAAMYPSKNIVQNAVNSKDHTTLVAAVKAAGLVPTLEGKGPFTVFAPTNEAFAKLPAGTVDNLVKPENKATLTKILTYHVVPGKLEASDLTDGKKLKTVEGEDLTVKRSGDTVMVVDAKGGSATVTIPNVNQSNGVIHVVDTVLMPAK, encoded by the coding sequence ATGTCGAAGCGTATCGCACTTCTGTCAGCAGCTGCGTTCGGCGCGCTGGCGATCACGGCCACTGTGTTGGCCCCGGCCAATGCTGAAGACAAGAAGATGACCAAGAGCGAAATGTCGGGCGAGAAGACCGTGATGGTCGGTGGCGCCGCGATGTATCCGTCAAAGAACATCGTCCAGAATGCGGTCAACTCGAAGGATCACACCACTCTGGTCGCCGCTGTGAAGGCAGCGGGTCTGGTCCCGACGCTGGAAGGCAAGGGGCCTTTCACGGTATTCGCGCCAACCAACGAGGCCTTCGCCAAGCTGCCGGCCGGCACGGTTGACAACCTGGTCAAGCCCGAGAACAAGGCGACGTTGACCAAGATCCTCACCTATCACGTGGTGCCCGGCAAGCTCGAGGCCTCTGACCTGACAGACGGCAAGAAGCTCAAGACTGTCGAGGGTGAAGACCTGACCGTCAAGCGATCGGGCGACACCGTCATGGTTGTCGACGCCAAGGGCGGCAGTGCGACCGTGACCATTCCGAACGTCAACCAGTCGAATGGCGTCATTCATGTGGTCGACACCGTTCTGATGCCGGCGAAGTAA